The region CCGCGGAAGCCCTGCGGAAGCGGGTGGACTTTCCGATCCTCTGCCAAGGCGAATCCACCATGTCCGCCCTGGTCCAGCAGTTTGCCGACGAGGACGAGACCTGCCTGTTCGGCACCATGTCCCTCTGGCAGGGCGTGGACGTCCCCGGCGCCTCCTGCCGGCTGGTCATCATTGACCGGATTCCGTTCCCGCGCCCGGACGATCCGTTGATGACCGCCCGCACCCGGGCGGTTGCCAAGGCCGGGGGCAACGGCTTCATGAGCGTCTCCGCCACCCACGCAGCCGTCCGGCTCGCCCAGGGTGCCGGCCGGCTGATCCGCGCCTCCGGGGATAAGGGAGTGGTGGCTGTGCTTGACTCACGCCTGGCAACCGCGCGCTACGGCAGTTTCCTGCGGGCCGCCCTGCCGCCGTTCTGGTCCACCACCGACCGTTCCGTGGTGCTTCAGGCACTGAAACGGCTCGCCGCGGAACCTGCGGGCGCGAAGAAGTAAACCCCGCCCGGGAAAGGGGATCCCGGAAAGCAAAGAGCAGCGCCGCCGTGTACCGGAGGCGCTGCTTTTGCATGGTCCTTTACGTCCGGCCAGGACGGTCAGCTTGTGCCTAGAGCGAACGCATCACTGAGACGACTTTGCCCATAATGGTGGCTTCGTCACCGAGGATCGGCTCGTAGCGGGTGTTCTGGGGCAGCAGCCAGGTGTGTCCGTTGCGCTGCCGGAAGGTCTTCACGGTTGCCTCGTCTTCGAGCAGGGCCGCGACAATGTCACCGTTTTCGGCGGTGGGCTGGCGGCGGACAACCACCCAGTCACCGTCGCAGATGGCCGCATCCACCATGGAATCGCCCGCCACGCGAAGCATAAACAGGTCGCCGTGCCCTACGAGCTGGCGCGGAAGGGGGACCATCTCTTCGACCTGCTGGTCGGCCAGGATGGGTCCGCCTGCGGCGATCCGCCCGACCAGCGGAACCATCGCGGTGTCGATTGCGGTGGTGAGGTCGGAGACGCTGCCGGAACGTTGCGTGCGTGGGCTGCCGCCGCCGGAGCCGCCCTTTGCTGCACCCTCAGCAGCCTCCACGGTGTTCCCGTCGTCGCCCGCGTTGCCTTTGCCTCGGCGCACGGGAGCATCGCGGAGCAGGAGCGGAACCAGTATCTCCATGGCGCGCGGGCGCTTGGGGTCCCGGCGGATGTAGCCCAGCTTCTCCAACTGGCTCAGCTGGTGCGTAACGCTGGAAAGGCTGGCCAGCCCCACTATGTCGCCGATCTC is a window of Arthrobacter sp. zg-Y1171 DNA encoding:
- the lexA gene encoding transcriptional repressor LexA; this translates as MARVTNGSTPSPAAPAPAGRTKGLTARQTKILETIQRSVNANGYPPSMREIGDIVGLASLSSVTHQLSQLEKLGYIRRDPKRPRAMEILVPLLLRDAPVRRGKGNAGDDGNTVEAAEGAAKGGSGGGSPRTQRSGSVSDLTTAIDTAMVPLVGRIAAGGPILADQQVEEMVPLPRQLVGHGDLFMLRVAGDSMVDAAICDGDWVVVRRQPTAENGDIVAALLEDEATVKTFRQRNGHTWLLPQNTRYEPILGDEATIMGKVVSVMRSL